Proteins found in one Melospiza georgiana isolate bMelGeo1 chromosome 1, bMelGeo1.pri, whole genome shotgun sequence genomic segment:
- the LOC131090655 gene encoding cathelicidin-B1-like codes for MGPSRALPPLLLLLLGLLGPAGASTPGPRGSTLGQGGTAVGQGGTAVSSSPPGSLSYGDVVAAAVELLNTRAVSPFVLRLREAQPRPGWPSDLQSRQELSFTLEETTCRTPGTAASNCKSRWLGALTWCQGSAFLEGQQPTVELSCQKAPATFGHVWKSKIKDFFGKVKQRFQGLFQCGRIWIRDRLNLKAPKP; via the exons ATGGGGCCCAGCCGAGCGCTGCcaccgctgctgctgctgctgctggggctgctggggccgGCTGGAGCCTCCACGCCAGGCCCACGCGGATCCACGCTGGGACAGGGTGGCACCGCCGTGGGACAGGGTGGCACCGCCGTGTCCTCGTCCCCACCGGGGTCCCTGAGCTACGGGGACGTGGTGGCGGCGGCCGTGGAGCTGCTCAACACCAGGGCCGTCAGTCCCTTCGTGCTGCGGCTGCGGGAGGctcagccccggcccggctgg ccctCAGACCTGCAGAGCCGGCAGGAGCTGAGCTTCACCCTGGAGGAAACCACGTGCAGGACACCGGGAACGGCCGCCAGCAACTGCAAGAGCCGCTGGCTCGGG GCCCTGACCTGGTGCCAGGGCTCCGCGTTcctggaggggcagcagcccaCGGTGGAGCTCTCCTGCCAGAAGGCCCCGGCCACG TTTGGCCATGTCTGGAAATCCAAGATCAAGGATTTCTTTGGCAAGGTCAAGCAGCGTTTCCAGGGCTTGTTCCAGTGCGGTCGGATCTGGATCCGGGACAGGCTCAACCTCAAGGCACCCAAACCCTGA
- the CAMP gene encoding cathelicidin antimicrobial peptide, whose amino-acid sequence MASPWVLLLAVLGGACALPAPAPLSYTEALAQAVDSYNGQPEVQNAFRLLSAEPEPGPGVELSSLRKLNFSMMETECAASARANPDDCDFKENGAIKECSGPVQFRQDAPEIDLSCSDASSDPILIQRGRFGRFLRKVRRFRPKVKFNVHLRGSVGLG is encoded by the exons ATGGCGAGCccgtgggtgctgctgctggcggtGCTGGGGGGCGCCTGCGCCCTCCCCGCCCCGGCGCCCCTCTCGTACACCGAGGCGCTGGCGCAGGCCGTGGATTCCTACAACGGACAGCCCGAGGTGCAGAACGCCTTCAGGCTGCTCAGCGCCGAGCCCGAGCCCGGCCCG GGCGTGGAGCTGAGCTCGCTGCGGAAACTCAACTTCAGCATGATGGAGACGGAGTGCGCGGCCAGCGCCCGCGCCAACCCCGACGACTGCGACTTCAAGGAGAAcggg GCCATCAAGGAGTGCTCGGGGCCGGTGCAGTTCCGGCAGGACGCGCCCGAGATCGACCTGAGCTGCTCCGACGCCTCCTCCGAC CCGATTCTGATCCAGCGCGGCCGCTTCGGGCGCTTCCTGAGGAAGGTTCGGCGCTTCCGACCCAAGGTCAAGTTCAACGTGCACCTGAGGGGctccgtggggctgggctga
- the KLHL18 gene encoding kelch-like protein 18 gives MGEIRRQGKLCDVTLKVGEHKFSAHRIVLAASIPYFHAMFTNDMMECKQDEIVMQGMDPSALEALINFAYNGHLAIDQQNVQSLLMGASFLQLQNIKDACCTFLRERLHPKNCLGVRQFAETMMCTVLYDAANSFIHQHFVEVSMSEEFLALPFEDVLELVSRDELNVKSEEQVFEAALAWIRYEREQREPFLPELLSRIRLPLCRPQFLSDRVQQDDLVRCCHKCRDLVDEAKDYHLMPERRPHLPAFKTRPRCCTSIAGLIYAVGGLNSAGDSLNVVEVFDPIANRWERCQPMGTARSRVGVAVLNGLLYAIGGYDGQLRLSTVEVYNPDTDSWSKVESMNSKRSAMGTVVLDGQIYVCGGYDGNSSLNSVESYSPETNKWTTVTPMSSNRSAAGVTVFEGRIYVSGGHDGLQIFNSVEYYNPHTSSWHSVAPMLNKRCRHGAAALGSRMFVCGGYDGSGFLSAAELYSCDQWYLMVPMNSRRSRVSLVANCGRLYAVGGYDGQSNLSSVEMYDPESDRWTFMAPMVCHEGGVGVGCVPLLTI, from the exons ATGGGCGAGATCCGGCGGCAGGGCAAGCTCTGCGATGTGACGCTCAAG gtgggggAGCACAAGTTCAGCGCTCACCGCATCGTGCTGGCCGCCTCCATCCCCTACTTCCACGCCATGTTCACCAACGACATGATGGAGTGCAAGCAGGATGAGATTGTCATGCAGGGCATGGATCCCAG TGCTCTGGAGGCTCTGATCAACTTTGCCTACAACGGTCACCTGGCCATAGACCAGCAGAATGTGCAGTCCCTGCTCATGGGGGCGagtttcctgcagctgcagaacatCAAGGATGCTTGCTGCACCTTCCTCAGGGAGAg GCTCCACCCCAAGAACTGCCTGGGTGTGCGGCAGTTTGCAGAGACCATGATGTGCACGGTGCTCTACGACGCCGCCAACAGCTTCATCCACCAGCACTTCGTGGAGGTCTCCATGTCCGAGGAGTTCCTGGCCCTGCCCTTCGAGGATGTCCTGGAGCTCGTTTCCAGGGATGAGCTCAACGTCAAGTCTGAAGAGCAG GTGTTTGAAGCTGCCCTGGCGTGGATCAGGTAcgagagggagcagagggagccctTCCTGCCCGAGCTGCTGTCGCGGATCCGGCTGCCGCTGTGCCGCCCGCAGTTCCTCAGCGACCGCGTGCAGCAGGACGACCTGGTGCGCTGCTGCCACAAGTGCAG GGATCTGGTGGATGAGGCCAAGGATTACCACCTGATGCCCGAGCGGCGGCCGCACCTGCCGGCGTTCAAGACGCGGCCGCGGTGCTGCACCTCCATCGCGGGGCTCATCTACGCCGTGGGGGGACTCAACTCAGCAG GCGACTCGCTGAACGTGGTGGAGGTGTTTGACCCCATTGCCAACCGCTGGGAGCGGTGCCAGCCCATGGGCACGGCGCGCAGCCGCGTCGGCGTGGCCGTGCTCAACGGGCTCCTCTACGCCATCGGTGGCTACGACGGCCAGCTCCGCCTCAGCACCGTCGAGGTCTACAACCCCGACACCGACTCCTGGTCCAAAGTGGAAAGCATGAACAGTAAGAGGAG TGCCATGGGAACGGTGGTGCTGGATGGGCAGATCTACGTGTGCGGTGGCTACGATGGAAACTCATCCCTCAACTCGGTGGAGTCCTACTCTCCAGAAACAAACAA GTGGACAACAGTGACCCCCATGAGCTCCAACCGCAGCGCTGCCGGCGTCACCGTGTTCGAGGGACGCATCTACGTGTCCGGGGGGCACGACGGGCTCCAGATCTTCAACAGT gtggaGTACTACAACCCGCACACGTCCAGCTGGCACTCGGTGGCGCCCATGCTGAACAAGCGCTGCCGGCACGGCGCCGCCGCCCTGGGCAGCCGCATGTTCGTGTGCGGCGGCTACGACGGCTCCGGCTTCCTGAGCGCCGCCGAGCTCTACAGCTGCGACCAGTGGTACCTGATGGTGCCCATGAACAGCCGCCGCAGCCGCGTCTCCCTGGTGGCCAACTGCGGCCGCCTCTACGCCGTGGGCGGCTACGACGGACAGTCCAACCTCAGCTCGGTGGAGATGTACGACCCCGAGAGCGACCGCTGGACGTTCATGGCGCCCATGGTGTGCCACGAGGGCGGCGTGGGCGTGGGCTGCGTGCCGCTCCTCACCATCTGA
- the LOC131096895 gene encoding uncharacterized protein LOC131096895 gives MAFEDVAVLLSRAEWDALTAEQRELYRDVLSDTYELLTSLGYPGPKPDVLHRLERGEEPWISSSPGHTESWLEELSSDWWPRSSGYQGLETSCPGWSTLWCLQDRNFQKFGCHNGRSQAPSEADSGVGSQTQPWPVKEEVEDKPEPMEDIAYSEIFPLHSMMEQQSLHPWEQLWDGPGQRSHGNAQNHGHTLGEAMLLPGTRGLRVEELRAAAAKDHGYCLRSEPGTPCAPQPCSLWEHNYCQQLQAGESREAEGSREGRRRSKAGRNRRAGRSRRAGRNREVSSLRAVRRLLACRQCRGRRTFRRAREILRRYQPYWRLGFPWRDRSSSGGDAAQGTNPEVCPPTDAAAPRQLQSAGNAEGVTLDTQRAPEGSLGTGGSPPALSLDAGVENGAKPLEHPDATQELEGCTEGQKMQELSLQDVFRNVLKAVRYILDSICEKLELQGVPKGKSIWPIIIQIDNLTEKKKKKL, from the exons ATGGCCTTCGAGGACGTGGCGGTGTTGCTGAGCCGGGCCGAGTGGGACGCGCTCACGGCGGAGCAGCGGGAGCTGTACCGGGACGTCCTGTCTGACACCTACGAGCTGCTGACCTCCCTGG GTTATCCAGGCCCCAAGCCTGACGTCCTGCACCGGCTGGAGCGCGGGGAAGAGCCGTGGATCTCCTCatccccag GACACACCGAGAGCTGGCTGGAGGAGCTTTCCTCTGACTGGTGGCCCAGATCCAGTGGGTACCAGGGTCTGGAGACCTCGTGTCCAG gatggagcaCGTTGTGGTGTCTCCAGGACAGGAACTTCCAGAAGTTTGGCTGTCACAATGGAAGGAGCCAAGCCCCGTCGGAAGCAGACAGTGGAGTGGGGAGCCAAACCCAGCCATGGCCTGTGAAGGAGGAAGTGGAGGATAAACCTGAACCCATGGAAGACATAGCTTACAGTGAGATATTCCCGCTTCATTCCATGATGGAACAGCAGAGCCTGCATCCTTGGGAACAGCTGTGGGATGGCCCAGGGCAGAGGAGTCACGGGAATGCCCAAAACCACGGACACACCTTGGGAGAGGCGATGCTTCTCCCGGGGACCCGGGGGCTGCGGGTGGAGGAgctgcgggcggcggcggcgaagGACCACGGCTACTGCCTGCGGAGCGAGCCGGGCACGCCCTGCGCCccgcagccctgctccctgtgggaaCACAACtactgccagcagctccaggccgGGGAGAGCCGCGAGGCCGAGGGGAGCCGCGAGGGCCGGAGGAGAAGCAAGGCCGGGAGGAAccgcagggctgggaggagccGCAGGGCCGGGAGGAACCGCGAGGTCAGCTCCCTGCGGGCCGTGCGGCGCCTGCTGGCATGCCGGCAGTGCCGCGGGCGCAGGACGTTCCGCAGAGCCAGGGAGATCCTGCGGCGCTACCAGCCCTACTGGAGGCTGGGCTTTCCGTGGAGAGACCGCTCCAGCTCTGGCGGTGACGCCGCGCAGGGGACGAATCCCGAGGTTTGTCCCCCGACGGATGCGGCCGCGCCGCGCCAGCTCCAGAGCGCCGGGAATGCCGAGGGGGTGACGTTGGACACGCAGCGTGCCCCGGAGGGGAGTTTGGGAACTGGAGGGTCACCCCCTGCCCTAAGCCTGGATGCAGGGGTGGAGAATGGAGCGAAGCCTCTGGAGCATCCCGATGCCACGCAGGAGCTCGAAGGATGCACAGAAGGCCAGAAAATGCAGGAGCTGTCGCTCCAGGATGTGTTCCGGAACGTTCTGAAAGCAGTCAGGTACATACTGGACTCCATATGCGAGAAGTTGGAGCTCCAGGGGGTCCCCAAAGGGAAGAGCATCTGGCCCATCATCATCCAGATTGACAACTTgacagagaagaagaagaagaagctcTGA